Proteins co-encoded in one Arachis hypogaea cultivar Tifrunner chromosome 11, arahy.Tifrunner.gnm2.J5K5, whole genome shotgun sequence genomic window:
- the LOC112720298 gene encoding uncharacterized protein: MQAARARGKGGIVRKHSSIAFDVDGGSGVGSKIYDGCCFCPLPVVPLKSKTSSNPDRWFLRCPLWKNTQRRCGYFQWLDEIEEQCVEGEVSSENSNMVGIADPKKKSRINQEGSDGRERDRMMMVFPMVNDMKEKLKRVEFLLIVICVLLGLNLYLSLLCMAKYGQI; the protein is encoded by the exons ATGCAAGCAGCTAGGGCTCGTGGAAAAGGTGGAATCGTGAGAAAGCACTCATCCATAGCCTTCGACGTTGATGGTGGTTCTGGAGTTGGTAGTAAAATCTACGATGGGTGTTGCTTTTGTCCCCTTCCGGTGGTTCCGTTGAAGTCGAAGACAAGTAGCAACCCTGATAGATGGTTTCTACGTTGCCCTCTGTGGAAG AACACACAAAGACGTTGTGGGTATTTTCAATGGTTGGATGAAATTGAAGAGCAATGTGTGGAAGGAGAAGTTTCTTCGGAGAATAGCAACATGGTGGGCATAGCAGACCCAAAAAAGAAAAGCAGAATCAACCAGGAGGGTAGTGATGGACGGGAAAGGGATAGGATGATGATGGTGTTTCCTATGGTTAATGACATGAAGGAGAAACTGAAGAGGGTTGAGTTCTTGTTGATTGTTATCTGTGTATTGCTTGGGTTAAATCTGTATTTGAGTCTGCTGTGTATGGCTAAGTATGGTCAAATTTAA